A genomic window from Methylorubrum extorquens includes:
- a CDS encoding nitroreductase family protein — protein sequence MTDETTRPTTRTPDHAIEPIFAERWSPRVFTGETVPEAELLRMFEAARWSPSSYNSQPWRFLYALRGTPEWQTFFELLVPGNQKWAEGTGALVFLVSSERMKVGEELKPSASHSLDAGAASLAFALQANRQGWHVHGMGGFDRERALTVLNVPEHHRVEAAYGVGRATPWAELSEEQRAKERPNGRRPITDFAFRGGFPQQQD from the coding sequence TTGACCGACGAGACCACCCGCCCCACCACCCGCACGCCCGACCACGCCATCGAGCCGATCTTCGCCGAGCGCTGGTCGCCACGCGTCTTCACCGGGGAGACGGTGCCGGAAGCCGAATTGCTGCGGATGTTCGAGGCGGCGCGCTGGTCGCCCTCATCCTACAATTCGCAGCCCTGGCGCTTCCTCTACGCGCTGCGCGGCACGCCCGAATGGCAGACGTTCTTCGAACTCCTCGTGCCCGGCAACCAGAAATGGGCCGAGGGCACCGGTGCCCTCGTCTTCCTCGTCTCCAGCGAGCGGATGAAGGTCGGCGAGGAATTGAAACCATCGGCCAGCCACTCGCTCGATGCCGGCGCCGCCTCGCTCGCCTTCGCGCTCCAGGCCAACCGTCAGGGCTGGCACGTCCACGGCATGGGCGGCTTCGACCGGGAGCGGGCGCTCACGGTGTTGAACGTCCCCGAGCATCACCGGGTCGAGGCGGCCTACGGGGTCGGACGCGCGACACCCTGGGCGGAATTGAGCGAGGAGCAGAGGGCCAAGGAGCGCCCGAACGGCCGCCGCCCGATCACCGACTTCGCCTTCCGCGGCGGCTTCCCGCAGCAACAAGACTAA